From Mycolicibacterium nivoides, a single genomic window includes:
- a CDS encoding rhomboid family intramembrane serine protease: protein MSTPGAPQLPAQTPTCYRHPDRPTYVRCTRCQRPVCPECMRSAAVGHQCVDCVNEGARSIQAPRTQFGGKVRTGAPILTYSLIAVNVLMFVLQMTSKNLEQELTLWPPGVAAHDEYYRLVTSMFLHYGAMHLLFNMWALYVVGPPLEQWLGRLRFGTLYALSGLGGSVLVYLLSPLNSATAGASGAIFGLFGAIFVVARKLNLDVRSIAAVVIINLVFTFAGPALGTGAISWQGHIGGLVTGALIAAAFVYAPRERRNAIQAGVSVAVLVLFAALIAWRTSSLLAGFGMA from the coding sequence ATGAGCACCCCTGGCGCGCCGCAGTTACCTGCCCAGACACCGACGTGTTACCGGCATCCGGACCGTCCCACCTACGTGCGGTGCACGCGCTGCCAGCGTCCCGTCTGCCCGGAGTGCATGCGCTCGGCGGCGGTGGGCCATCAGTGCGTGGACTGCGTGAACGAGGGAGCCAGGTCGATTCAGGCACCGCGTACCCAGTTCGGCGGGAAGGTGCGCACGGGAGCCCCGATCCTGACCTACTCGCTCATCGCGGTGAACGTGCTGATGTTCGTGCTGCAGATGACCTCGAAGAACCTGGAGCAGGAACTCACGCTGTGGCCGCCCGGCGTCGCCGCGCACGACGAGTACTACCGCCTGGTGACCTCGATGTTCCTGCACTACGGCGCGATGCACCTGCTGTTCAACATGTGGGCGCTCTACGTGGTGGGGCCGCCGCTGGAACAGTGGCTGGGCCGGCTGCGGTTCGGGACGCTGTACGCGCTGAGCGGGCTCGGCGGCTCGGTGCTGGTGTATCTGCTGTCCCCGCTGAACAGCGCGACGGCCGGGGCATCCGGTGCGATCTTCGGCCTGTTCGGCGCGATCTTCGTGGTGGCCCGCAAGCTCAACCTCGATGTCCGCTCGATCGCTGCCGTCGTCATCATCAACCTGGTGTTCACCTTCGCCGGGCCCGCGCTCGGGACAGGGGCGATCAGCTGGCAGGGCCACATCGGCGGCCTGGTCACCGGTGCGTTGATCGCCGCGGCCTTCGTGTACGCCCCGCGCGAGCGCCGCAACGCGATTCAGGCCGGGGTCTCGGTGGCGGTGCTGGTGCTGTTCGCCGCATTGATCGCCTGGCGTACAAGCAGTCTGCTCGCCGGCTTCGGCATGGCCTGA